The Lathyrus oleraceus cultivar Zhongwan6 chromosome 5, CAAS_Psat_ZW6_1.0, whole genome shotgun sequence genome includes the window tagtcttttcacctaatctctacccgtgttacttatatctaagaactcttagatatgagaccccactcactccccctcaatcacagcagtgatacaaagacaaatattacaaagaaagaagacactcttcaagaacacatacttgatcttgcttaaaagcttcaaccaagtaaacacacactcatgcttcaaagcttagagtggacaaattacaacacaaaagtcagtccaattcaatcatcaataggatgaatgaatggctcataatacacaagctcacacaagactaaaacccttattctctctcactatttcgttcgttcttcttgtgtattaaaaccaggtttcatatggcctttaaatagaagctttcAAATGGGCctggacatcataaaaccctaaatctattttccttgcGTATCTTCTAATTCACGACagctaatcatcccttattggaaaacAGATCAAtatggttttaaatcaaattactccttgaatagcgcattcaatctccacatcaatcacacacatatttgcatgaaaagcgcaatcaaaagatacataacattcagactgaatgttctatatacacatgtcttaacatcgggtctgacatctcagctaaatcctgcacaaccatatttaaacatcctgcaggaaactgatatcacatgtcaagacaacactcGTGACAATttgtgataactctaggttttaccaaaattgatgccaacacatagaaccaacaaactccccctttggaaaattttggctaaaacatacatcagatcatacgtttcacggtttcagttcagcagcagaagtaaacatacacatattactagcaaaaatagcaactagtaaacacatagtaagcacacatgcgcttgtgctcagaACACACCACCTCCCCCTTCAGCTAGCACCAGTCTGCTTTACACAGACATAACACTTCCCCATCTAACATCATCTGTAACATCATCTATAAAATCATCATCTCCAACATCAACTATAACATCATCTAGCATATTATATTTCTACTtctacttctccccctttttagccaaaagagaccaaagagacaaaataaatgtctattcagTCAAGAATCAGAATGTCAAAAGTTAAGTGTTACAGAACTAAGTACAAAAACAACTTTAAACAAGTTGGGATACAATCCAAAAATCTAGAAAATccagaaaatccagaaaaatacGCATCAAAGAAGCATAACATAACTGCCAAAATCCAGAACATCCATcaacacaaaaaaaaaacatcatCACATGAAAGGGGGCCAACTTCAAAGGATCTAATCAGAGgagcttgagcttgtagcttCATCAGCATCATAAACAGAATTGCCACTTGTCTCATCATTAgttgcagacctctcactagaggtttaggcttcagcttccttagcctATTCAATATTATCACcttcagcttgctccaagcttgcaatcaggGCTTCCAACGATTCTTTCCTGGTTGTTGCTACCCTTATTCTCGCACCCAGCTCTTTACATATTTCCTTCAGCTTAGCAAGAAGCCCACCTTTTGGGGCTGGCTTTTTCACAGCAaatgtcatgacaatgtcttcgacatgactgccttcaaaaAATTTATAGTGTACTGATAgagcaggttttcttctacttggTAGGTCATTAGTACTCAGAATCCCAGGGTGTTGACTCAGGATGGTCCCACAAATCATGGAGGGAAAGTCTATAGGCAGTTTCACTATGTTAGTAAAAGCATGCTTGACAATCTGTTCAAACATAAACCTACCATAGTCAAATTTGAGTTTGGTTCCAACAACAAAGATGAATCTTCCAAGGGTATTAGAAATTATGGAAAtgtggttggtaggcacccaatttgcagatcctattttatgcaatatgGCATACTTAACAGTCAGCTTCCCAACAGGAAGATGCTTTTTACTAGGCCACTCCTTCACCCGCCTTGCTATAATTTCTCTACAGACCTTATTGTCTGTAGCTTCCAATTCACATGCACCCTCTATACCTCTTCCCAGAAACATGTTAATGACAGTGGGAGAAAATGTGATACACTTACCTCTCACAAAAACTTTGCAAAATTCCTTGCTGTTTTTATCAGCAATATCTTCATAAATGTTGATAATGAATTCCTTAACCAGTCCCTGATAGCACTGAGATAACCCAGCCACAGTCTTCATTAACCCAGTATTTTTAATTATGTCCATGACCTCTTTAACTTCAACAACATCCTTTCCTAACTCTCTCTCTACAACCACCCTTCTTTGAatcacaaacttccatttggcagctcCATCTTTAAGATGGAAAGAGATATTGTCCAAATGCACAACAGCAACTTTAACAGGGAACTTCCTCACAGTTGTCCTCTTCACAagggagatgtcagggacattTTCCTCAACATCTCCATCAGACTCAGAAATTTCTctaaccttcctcttcttcacatcaactttgctccaagatttggaaGGACCTACACCAGTAgtcatcatttcagccacagatCTACCTTTTCTAGTCTTCATACGCTTAGCCATACTAGGATTTAGGTGATGAAGTAAGTTATCATCTTGATCATCAgacctatcatcctctaggtcaatcacatTGTTTGCAGAATCATGCTTCTCAGATTGTGAAGCATTGGCAG containing:
- the LOC127080523 gene encoding uncharacterized protein LOC127080523, encoding MDFLDIEILDVVPLSVIPGEAPDSNHPMDASASACPTQGNSSSIPSSSTHATSSKEDMHHTDRVIRNLVTIILNEGHSDIAAEGLCSLGKTVSGKKFVASTTANASQSEKHDSANNVIDLEDDRSDDQDDNLLHHLNPSMAKRMKTRKGRSVAEMMTTGVGPSKSWSKVDVKKRKVREISESDGDVEENVPDISLVKRTTVRKFPVKVAVVHLDNISFHLKDGAAKWKFVIQRRVVVERELGKDVVEVKEVMDIIKNTGLMKTVAGLSQCYQGLVKEFIINIYEDIADKNSKEFCKVFVRGKCITFSPTVINMFLGRGIEGACELEATDNKVCREIIARRVKEWPSKKHLPVGKLTVKYAILHKIGSANWVPTNHISIISNTLGRFIFVVGTKLKFDYGRFMFEQIVKHAFTNIVKLPIDFPSMICGTILSQHPGILSTNDLPSRRKPALSVHYKFFEGSHVEDIVMTFAVKKPAPKGGLLAKLKEICKELGARIRVATTRKESLEALIASLEQAEGDNIE